The Brassica napus cultivar Da-Ae chromosome A2 unlocalized genomic scaffold, Da-Ae chrA02_Random_2, whole genome shotgun sequence genome window below encodes:
- the LOC125593976 gene encoding putative ETHYLENE INSENSITIVE 3-like 4 protein, translating to MVEVEELEPLSPVEDGDEGEEEEEEDISYDDLKRRMWKDQNLMEKLKQQKRDNTDVVSLPTHRAEASRRKKMARSQDSVLKYMMKIMEVCKAKGFVYGIVPEKGKPITGSSDSLRRWWKENVDFDQNAPNAVAGYLTLAAAAAELIEKEPSSLLHMLQELQDTTLGSLLSALMQHCAPPQRRFPLEKGIAPPWWPTGTELWWGEQGAAHEQGVPPYRKPHDLRKSWKVSVLAAVIKHMSPNLGRVRRLARQSKCLQDKMMAKETDTWSRVLNQEEALLNIKDLKISEDQEASGSKTKRKGDNIIEPSKSVYTCQNSSCPKSDASLGFMDKNSRTGHEIQCLYGSSSQSTGETSSVLETAPSIGTNTTSEDDYSASSSAMGKRDHDDHSNWLDYLWYERMQQEFNFSRRLEDVDDDTAVDLNQLLESDQSSDNVDHNNFSVWDMGCEDKDIYMFDY from the coding sequence ATGGTTGAAGTCGAAGAATTAGAACCACTTAGTCCCGTTGAAGACGGAgacgaaggagaagaagaagaagaggaagacatAAGCTACGATGACCTCAAAAGACGAATGTGGAAAGACCAAAACCTCATGGAGAAGCTCAAGCAGCAGAAACGAGACAACACCGACGTCGTTTCGCTTCCAACGCACCGAGCCGAAGCTTCACGTCGCAAGAAGATGGCTCGTTCGCAAGACTCGGTGTTGAAGTACATGATGAAGATCATGGAGGTTTGCAAAGCGAAAGGGTTTGTCTACGGTATCGTACCGGAAAAGGGTAAACCGATAACCGGTTCTTCCGATAGTTTAAGACGTTGGTGGAAAGAAAACGTTGATTTCGACCAAAACGCTCCAAACGCTGTCGCTGGTTACTTAACACTCGCGGCTGCTGCGGCTGAGCTGATCGAGAAGGAGCCATCGAGTTTATTACACATGTTACAAGAGTTACAAGACACGACTCTAGGCTCGTTGTTATCGGCGTTAATGCAACACTGCGCGCCGCCGCAACGACGGTTTCCGTTAGAGAAAGGCATCGCGCCTCCGTGGTGGCCGACGGGGACGGAGCTTTGGTGGGGAGAGCAAGGAGCGGCTCACGAGCAGGGCGTGCCGCCGTATCGTAAGCCGCACGATTTGAGGAAGTCTTGGAAAGTTAGCGTTCTCGCGGCTGTGATCAAACACATGTCGCCTAACTTGGGAAGAGTGAGACGTCTCGCGAGACAATCCAAATGTTTACAagataagatgatggctaaggAGACTGATACTTGGTCTCGCGTATTAAACCAAGAAGAGGCTCTTCTAAATATCAAAGACCTCAAGATCTCGGAGGATCAAGAAGCTTCCGGGTCCAAGACCAAGAGAAAAGGTGATAATATTATAGAACCGTCTAAGAGTGTTTACACTTGCCAAAATTCGAGCTGTCCGAAGAGTGATGCGAGTCTTGGATTCATGGACAAGAACTCGAGAACGGGCCATGAGATCCAGTGTCTCTACGGGTCTTCGAGCCAGAGCACGGGAGAGACAAGCTCCGTGCTCGAAACAGCACCAAGTATTGGTACTAATACGACTAGTGAAGATGATTATAGTGCGAGCTCGAGCGCAATGGGCAAGCGAGATCATGATGATCATAGCAATTGGTTGGATTATTTATGGTACGAGAGGATGCAACAAGAGTTTAATTTCTCTAGGAGATTAGAAGATGTTGATGATGATACTGCGGTGGACTTGAACCAACTACTGGAATCAGATCAGTCGTCTGACAATGTGGACCACAATAATTTTTCAGTTTGGGATATGGGTTGTGAAGACAAAGACATATATATGTTCGATTATTAA
- the LOC125593985 gene encoding inactive TPR repeat-containing thioredoxin TTL3-like, with the protein MAEKPVEKRSRRGLLGAVFGKRGLWSKKCTADKGNHKSTTSTSTASTECTANIQFTKSPATELNPNKIQDHKVPPEPIQKPISKPSSNQNPNNHQLGNNGSHQHINNQWPVQQQAKKVPRESIGLSGELESMINDNQKAKGIRASSSNVMFGNLGNLKQPGTTSVGNQTTVQNKGYGNNTGGSYGVRNTMKEERQTAVSTNQDQPGSLCRAISTRMDPETLKIMGNEDYRNGNFAEALALYDAAIAIDPKKAAYRSNKSAALTALGRIIEAVFECREAIRMEPHYHRAHHRLSNLYLRLGEVDNSIYHVKHSGPEADQEDILKAKTVQTHLNRCTEAKRLRDWRTLIKETENTIASGADAAPQVYALQAEAFLKSYRHQEADDALSRCPVFDVEMSTKYYGPIGYAGFLVVWAQVHMSSGRFGEAVEAIQRANKLDRNNREVSMVLRRVQAVTAARSKGNDFFKAGRFQEASTAYGEGLDHDSRNSVLLCNRAACLSKMGQFHRAVEDSTNALTVRPAYTKARLRRADCNAKLGNWEAAIGDYEILRKETPEDEEVLRALSESKMQLVKRRGHES; encoded by the exons ATGGCAGAAAAGCCAGTGGAGAAAAGGTCACGTCGAGGGCTGTTGGGTGCTGTGTTTGGTAAACGTGGCTTGTGGTCCAAGAAATGTACCGCGGATAAGGGAAACCATAAAAGCACAACGAGTACCAGCACTGCCTCCACAGAATGCACCGCTAATATTCAGTTCACCAAATCTCCAGCAACCGAATTAAACCCAAATAAGATTCAAGATCATAAAGTCCCACCTGAACCGATACAAAAACCTATTTCAAAACCCTCAtcgaatcaaaaccctaataaccATCAGTTAGGCAACAATGGGAGTCACCAACATATTAATAATCAATGGCCGGTCCAACAACAAGCGAAGAAGGTGCCAAGGGAATCTATCGGTCTATCAGGTGAGCTAGAGAGCATGATCAACGACAACCAAAAAGCTAAAGGGATAAGAGCATCTTCAAGCAATGTGATGTTTGGCAACCTTGGGAACTTGAAGCAGCCAGGAACAACATCGGTTGGGAACCAAACAACTGTTCAAAACAAAGGATACGGTAATAATACCGGTGGAAGCTACGGGGTGAGGAATACAATGAAAGAGGAAAGACAAACTGCGGTTTCAACTAATCAAGATCAGCCAGGGTCTTTGTGTAGGGCGATATCTACAAGAATGGATCCAGAGACTTTGAAGATAATGGGGAATGAAGATTACAGGAACGGAAACTTTGCTGAAGCGTTAGCGTTGTATGATGCTGCCATAGCCATCGATCCAAAGAAGGCTGCGTATAGAAGCAACAAAAGTGCGGCGTTGACGGCATTGGGAAGAATCATTGAGGCAGTGTTTGAGTGTAGAGAGGCAATTAGAATGGAGCCTCATTACCATAGAGCTCATCATCGGTTGTCTAACTTGTACCTCAG GTTGGGAGAGGTGGACAACTCAATATATCATGTTAAGCATTCGGGTCCAGAAGCAGATCAAGAAGACATTTTGAAGGCCAAAACGGTTCAGACTCATCTCAACAGATGCACCGAAGCCAAAAGATTGCGAGATTGGAGAACTCTGATCAAAGAAACCGAGAACACTATAGCTTCAGGCGCAGACGCAGCTCCTCAAGTATATGCATTGCAAGCAGAGGCATTCTTGAAGAGTTATAGACATCAAGAGGCCGATGATGCTTTGTCTAGATGTCCGGTTTTCGATGTGGAAATGAGCACAAAATACTACGGACCGATCGGTTACGCCGGTTTCTTGGTCGTCTGGGCTCAGGTTCACATGTCATCCGGAAG ATTTGGAGAAGCCGTTGAGGCGATTCAACGAGCTAACAAGCTGGACAGGAACAACAGGGAAGTAAGCATGGTTCTCCGGCGTGTGCAGGCCGTAACCGCAGCGCGATCAAAAGGCAACGATTTCTTCAAAGCGGGACGGTTTCAAGAAGCTAGCACAGCTTATGGtgaaggattagaccatgactCAAGAAACTCAGTCTTGCTATGTAACAGAGCAGCTTGTCTATCCAAAATGGGACAGTTCCACAGAGCCGTAGAGGATTCCACGAATGCACTCACCGTCCGTCCTGCCTACACCAAGGCTCGACTGAGAAGAGCCGACTGTAACGCTAAG CTTGGGAACTGGGAAGCAGCAATTGGAGACTACGAGATATTGAGAAAAGAGACACCTGAAGACGAGGAAGTACTCAGAGCATTGTCAGAGTCCAAGATGCAGCTAGTGAAACGACGTGGACATGAATCTTGA